DNA from Salvelinus sp. IW2-2015 linkage group LG2, ASM291031v2, whole genome shotgun sequence:
agagaccacatcactgaccatttttctcgccctagcagagctggttaggctttttttTCCGTACGAGTGCTATAATATGGAAATATCCTGGTGCGGGAACCCTAACTAGTCAATGTTACTAGTTGAATGATGGCCTCCTTTGCCGGGTTgatgtgatttttatttattttttattctgtgtaTTCACAGATGACGCGAACAGACTTCCAGAGGAGCGTTGTGATGAAACGAGCCATGGGGCCACATCAATTTCAAAGCCGCAGAGTGCCAAACCCACAAAGAAGCCACAAATACAGAAGAATGTGTCTGCAAAGGTGGACacagaaaaaaaatctgtcaagATGAAAAGGAAGCTCAAAACTGCTGATTTGCCAGGTAATGTTACTATTCAGTCATTTCTTAAAATTGTTGTGGCTAGGATTTGAGATTCTAATATTATGCACCTTTCAAGAAGGCTGGGGTAAATGGCTAAGTGTTTGTTTACCAATTCATTTCATGTTTTCCTTGTCAACGTATTTTTATATGGTTCTAACGTAGGTGTGAAGAAAGCCAAGAAGGACGaggcagatgatgatgatgaggatatggaggaggagagggggttgaCTGTGACTGGGGAGGATGCTGATGAGGGCACAGACAAACCCACACAGCCTCTTGAAGGGGCAggggctggagaggaggaggaggaggaagatgatgaggatgaagagggaAGTGAAGatgggggggaaggagagaagYTTggggatgatgaggaggaagaagatggaCCAGAGCTCCCAACTGGCTTGACAGGTATTCAATGTTCAATGACATAGACATAGGTCAACCAGAGGCCTTTACACTGCAAAATGTTAGCCTTGTCAACTGTGAATGTTATCTGTAGCAGTAATTTCTCAGTATTAGATATGGGCCATGAACTATTTACAATKTAGCCTCTGCAAGCATACACATATGTATTTTATCCATGACCTGCTTGGTAACCATGGTCTTTTACTTTAGGTCAAGGRtgggggtgggggccacaaataAACTGAATTGATCATGAGGGACTGCAGTTGCTCGCAAGTCTGCGTAACCATATGTGCACCCCACCACCACATTGTGAGCAAACCATTTTAGCTGCCCGCCTCTTAACAGTGGAGatagattaaaaatatatatagttttgAAGGAagtgcaattctgcacattttgccatggggcagagcaAAGATATTACAATTGTATTACTMATTTCATGCAGTTCTACTCATTTtagccatggggtggagagaaatgtttgcagttttatgACCTACAAAATCAGTGGGTAATTTGAACATGATTACTAAGTTTAgatagctccaggtaaatgttgcaattcttcaattCTTcttctgcaaatagcactgctgggggatttttaaaaagtcataatcaatcaataatatcaTAACACTAGCAAAATATTTTCttgaatttacaatctgtagaaagtacgagaatagaaaggttcagaactttgtaacaacacagttgaaaaatatatgtcaaatataaatcgactggatggtgttcagagatagatgggaggtgtTGAGtagagctgaagggtgggactaaaaataacaagacaacgaatgtaaaatatactgtccgtaaaatgtgtatagtatcTATAAGCTTGAattagaagcctaagtgttgtcgATTTAGTTTCCTTCAATTAGttgaggggtggtagggttaagggaaaagtataaaataaatatatttatctatttctctctatatcacagtgcctttggaaaatattcactcctttactttttccacattttgttatgttacagcctttttctaaaattgattaaatacatttaaaaactcagtaatctacacacaataccccataatgacaaagtgaaaacaggtttgttaaaaaaaaaatcgcatttgttaaaaaataaaaacataccatatttacgtaagtattcagcccctttgctatgagactcggaattgagcttaggtgcatcctgtttccattgatcatccttgatgtttctacaagttaattggagtccatctgtggtaaattcaattgattggacaggatttggaaaggcgcacacctgtctatagaaggtcccacagttgacagtgcatgtcagagcaaaaaccaagccatgaggtcaaaggaagtgtccgtggagctccgagacaggattgtgtcgaggcacagatctggccRcgggtaacaaaacatttctgcaggattgaaggtccctaagaacacagtccagaaggacaaccatctctgcagcactctaccaatcaggcctttatggtagagtggccagacagaagccacttctcagtaaaaggcacatgacagctcacttggaaTTTGCCACAAGtgatctaaaggactctcagaccatgagaaccaagattctctggtctgatgaaaccaagattgaacactttggSctgaatgccaagcgtcacatctggaggaaacctggcaccatccctatggtgaagcatggtggaggcagcatcatgctgtgggtatgtttttcagtggcagggtttgggagactagtcaggatYgaggcaaagtacagagaaatcattgttgaaaacctgctcaggacctcagactaaggtgaaggtttaccttccaacaggacaacaacccttagcacatagccaagacaacgcaggagtggctttgggacaagtctctgaatgtccttgaatggcccagtcagagcctggacttgaacccgatcaaacatctctgagacctgaaaatagctgtgcagcgactttccccatccaacctgacagcgcttgagaggatctgcagagaagaatggggggggaactccccaaataccgaTGTGCCAAGCCGGTGCGTCATACACATTAAGattcgatgctgtaatcgctgccgaaggtgcttcaacattgtactgagtaaagggtctgagaaCTTTGGTAAATttgatattgtatttttttatgaaattAGCAACAATTccccaaaaaaacttttttagGAATTGtctttattgggtattgtgtgtMGATTGATTTATTAAATcaatcatacattttagaataaggctgtaacctaacaacatgtgggaaaagtcaagggcttCTGAATACTtagatatttacaaaaaaatgtatatggtGGATTGGAAATGATTGACATTTACATTAATGGAARCCACaatatatctgcaatattaaagctgatctaacttccaacagtaagttgagaccccgactgagttacacttttttggggggggtgtctACTTGTGCTAGACTAGAGCCCTTCTATGCCAAACCCATGCAGGTTTGAACTCTGTTTTCTGTTTCCCAGGTGCGTTCGAGGACACATCGTTTGCCTCTTTAGCCTCTCTGGTGAGTGAGAACACTCTGAAGGCTGTGAAGGAGATGGGCTTTGACCACATGACCGAGATCCAACACAAAAGCATCCGCCCCCTACTGGAGGGAAGGTAAGCTTACATTTTTATTAGCCAGAATTTCCACCTGTTAATTGTCCTCTACAAGGTTGACTGAAACAGGGCTCTGTAAAATCCTTCTAGGGCTCGGGGCGTGGCTGYCATGACGTTTTGTCAGCCCATYGTTGTAATGCAAATGACTGCCGTTSTCCTAGTRATTGACCGTTTAATTAACAtgaacatgtttagcatctctgGGCTCCCAGGCATACAAGCTGCTGATTTGATGTGTGCATTTGGAACATCTAAacgtctaataaatccattttaatatagcctacaccttcacaataaaatcCATTATTTCATTATGATCGGCCTATAAACGtgttagaaatcaaaacatgGGCTGAAGGATTCGAATCTCTGGGGGTGAGACAATTCCATTGCGGCTCTGCTGGTGTGGCAAATCAATGGGAGATGGAATTAAAAAGAAAACGAGAAGGGCTACAATGATCAAAAGCCAACCAGGTAGGCTGCTATTTAGGCTGTAATCTGAATGGAGTTGTGTGTATGTGAACATGAASTcactcatgtacacacacacattcatgctaaACGCATCACAACCGTTGCTACCAGACTCTTGTACACTTGGCCCCATCCCACCCTTCCACAATACACGTGTTAATATTGGacaataaattgtgccttcctgtattatacttaagcTAAAAtatctattataaactgggtggtttgagccctgaattctgattggctgaaagccatggtatatgagACAGTATACCAGGGGTAGGAcaaaacatttagttttactgctctaatcacgttggtaaccagtttataatagcaataaggctcctcgggggtttgtgatatatggccaatataccacggctaagggctgtgtccaggcactccacgttgcacAAAAGAACATCccgtagctgtggtatattggccatataccacacctcctcgggYGTTATTGCTTAATTCTATTCTACTGCCATCTACTGTGTTTGTATTATCATTTCTTATTGTTACATTGTCGAAGGAATCTGCAAGTAAGCGTTTCGTTGGACGATCTATACCATGCGTATCCTGTATGTACcactaatacaacttgaaactaACTAGGACGGTGAGAAGCGCACTTAGCCTCAATTAGCTAGCTTCtctcggtttgatgcagtcaagacggGTAATATGTAAACGGATGGGATGATAAGTAACTAGCAAGAAGTTAAGTCGTTGCGGTCTCTCCCTCCTTGCCTGCTCTGAGCCTCCCGTGTCTTacctacacattcacacacacgacCTCCGCTCCCAAGTAGCCTASAGCTGCtcgctctgtgcctctctctcSCTTTGTCCATAGCTCCAGTTTAATAAAGTAGCCAAACAATTGGCTTTTCTGTTGCTTCCTTCACTCGGAACAGACCGGGTCCATAAGGGGACAGGTTTGGTTGTCCTTTAGGTTATTTCGGTACGGAttttaaatatatgcatattgggTCCGGTGCTTTCCCGTGAACATTTTGGAGCAGGGCCTCTAACCCCCATTACCATTTGTCCTTATTCATGTTATTCCAATTCAATCATGAAGTTAGAGAGCGATTTAGAGGGATAATGGAGCACTGAAAACCAGGCCATTAGCGAGGgccgttagcaagtttggtaggctacccATCAATGCCATTTATTTGCGCAGATTTGGATGGGATTACTGTGACCAACAGAATAACTACTTTCRTGACTTGTGACTGCTGGTGTGGCGATAATATGGTCGCCGCGACAGCCCTRTCCAGGACCACCAAAAGTTGCCGAATGGCATCCTAGAATCAGCCCTACAGGACTGATAATAAACTGAGTAATGTTGTTTTTGGCTTGATCGATGACGTCCTTTGCTCTCTTGAATTTTGCTAGAGATATCCTGGCTGCTGCGAAGACTGGCAGTGGTAAAACCCTGGCCTTCCTCATCCCCTCCATCGAGCTCATCTACAAACTCAAGTTCATGCCCAGGAACGGTAAGATTAGTGAAGATAAATATGTTGCCCCACAGCTAGTCTTTTTAGCTCTGCTAACATCAAAGGCATAGGGTCTAGACCTGGCGTAAGACTCAACCCTGCTTCCCCGCTATCCCCAGGCACGGGCGTGGTGATCCTGTCCCCAACGCGCGAGTTGGCCATGCAGACKTATGGCGTGATGAAAGAGCTGATGACCCACCACGTGCACACCTTTGGCCTRATCATGGGCGGCAGCAAYCGCACRGCCGAGGCCCAGAGGCTGGCCAACGGTGTCAACATCATCGTGGCCACACCCGGCAGACTGCTGGACCACCTGcaggtaatgatgatgatgatgataagaaCAGTACATTTATTAAAATCCTTTTCATACATTTCTGTCAGTGGGGACCAGGGTAATTTTGACAAAGGATTGGATTGTATAACTTTTCAGTGTAGGTAACTTATTTTACAGAAGGATTTTTGCATTTAGTCCTGGCTCTCTTCATTTGTTTCTCCCCACCCCCCTTTGCTCTCTGTAGAATACTGCCGGCTTCATGTATAAGAACCTCCAGTGTCTAATCATTGACGAAGCTGACCGTATCCTGGAAGTCGGCTTCGAAGAGGAACTGAAACAGATCATCAAACTCCTGCCGAGTATGTACCCACCTCATGGCCATAACCAACCGTGCATATGCTGTACCATGGAGTTTGATGTTGCTATTTGTCTTGTGTGTATGTCTAACTCCCCATGTCTAACATCGTGCGTTGTTCCTCAGAGCGGAGGCAGACCATGCTGTTCTCGGCCACCCAGACCCGTAAGGTGGAGGACCTGGCCCGTATCTCCCTGAAGAAGGAGCCCCTCTACGTGGGCGTGGACGACAACAAGGACAACGCCACCGTGGATGGCCTGGAACAGGTAAACAAAACGACTCGCTGCTGCAGAGTGTGACTATAAGTTCAGTGCATTGCCTTCAGTTGCCCCAAGACATTAACCGAAAGTAGCAAagctttgatgttttttttttgttagtgGTCTTGACAGTTGGTTTTGGAGCGTCGAAATTCAAATTCAGACGTGCAGGCCGTTCAGCGAGGTTTGGCCTGTAGTGGCTCTGTCCTTTCCTGTAGTGTCTGCTAGATAGAAGTGGGGGGGTTTGARACCCTTCCATGTCTCCACCACGGCAAGGTTATAGTTCAACCTCACACATCAATTACAATATGCACTTGACAGGTGTGTGGTTCTCTGCTTTTCTCTGGTGCATCAGGGATGCGTGGTCTGATGTGTAAACATTGTCTTGGTTGCCAGGGCTACGTGGTGTGTCCCTCAGAGAAGCGCTTCATGCTGCTCTTCACCTTCCTGAAGAAGAACCGCAAGAAGAAGCTGATGGTGTTCTTCTCCTCCTGCATGTCGGTCAAGTTCCACTACGAGCTGCTCAACTACATCGACCTGCCCGTCATGGCCATCCACGTGAGTTGTCACCTTTCAGTCTAGCGGAACGAAAACTGGGTTTCTCTAGGAACGGTTCTGATGGTACCTCCCCGTTtctgactgtttgtgtgttttagtgtCGGCTGAAAC
Protein-coding regions in this window:
- the LOC111973676 gene encoding ATP-dependent RNA helicase DDX18 is translated as MADLQMRLLRQKIQKRSEKNKERKLLKKQKQEEDNDDANRLPEERCDETSHGATSISKPQSAKPTKKPQIQKNVSAKVDTEKKSVKMKRKLKTADLPGVKKAKKDEADDDDEDMEEERGLTVTGEDADEGTDKPTQPLEGAGAGEEEEEEDDEDEEGSEDGGEGEKXGDDEEEEDGPELPTGLTGAFEDTSFASLASLVSENTLKAVKEMGFDHMTEIQHKSIRPLLEGRDILAAAKTGSGKTLAFLIPSIELIYKLKFMPRNGTGVVILSPTRELAMQTYGVMKELMTHHVHTFGLIMGGSNRTAEAQRLANGVNIIVATPGRLLDHLQNTAGFMYKNLQCLIIDEADRILEVGFEEELKQIIKLLPKRRQTMLFSATQTRKVEDLARISLKKEPLYVGVDDNKDNATVDGLEQGYVVCPSEKRFMLLFTFLKKNRKKKLMVFFSSCMSVKFHYELLNYIDLPVMAIHGKQKQTKRTTTFFQFCNADSGILLCTDVAARGLDIPEVDWIVQYDPPDDPKEYIHRVGRTARGINGIGHALLILRPEELGFLRFLKQAKVPLSEFEFSWAKISDIQGQLEKLIEKNYYLHKSAQEAYKSYVRAYDSHSLKAIYSVNTLNLPMVALSFGFKVAPYVDLNVHSKGGLKMTKRGGGGGFGYQKGKPAHKAKIFKHVNNGKGDKRQFSR